One genomic segment of Pseudomonas sp. RU47 includes these proteins:
- a CDS encoding sulfite exporter TauE/SafE family protein, whose product MEFLLYLALGACAGVLAGLFGVGGGIIIVPVLVFSFTLQGFDQSILTHLAVGTSLATIIFTSVNAVREHHRRGAVRWPIFMWMAVGILLGAGFGALTAEAISGPHLQKIIGVFALIISVQLALDIKPKASRTVPGKLGLTVAGSIIGWASAIFGVGGGSLTVPFLTWRSVPMQQAVATSSACGLPIALVSALSFMILGWHDPLLPPHSLGFVYLPALLGIALTSMVFARIGARLAHRLSPRLLKRLFAALLFSVGVSFLL is encoded by the coding sequence ATGGAATTTCTGCTCTATCTGGCGCTGGGCGCCTGTGCGGGCGTGCTGGCCGGACTGTTTGGCGTCGGCGGCGGGATCATCATCGTCCCGGTGCTGGTGTTCAGTTTCACCTTGCAGGGCTTTGATCAGTCGATTCTCACCCATCTGGCGGTCGGCACGTCGCTGGCGACGATCATCTTCACCTCGGTCAACGCCGTGCGTGAGCATCATCGACGAGGCGCGGTGCGCTGGCCGATCTTCATGTGGATGGCCGTCGGCATTCTGCTCGGTGCAGGTTTCGGTGCGCTGACCGCTGAAGCGATTTCCGGCCCGCATCTGCAAAAGATCATCGGCGTGTTTGCCTTGATCATCTCGGTGCAACTGGCGCTGGACATCAAACCCAAGGCCAGCCGAACGGTGCCGGGTAAACTCGGTCTGACCGTGGCCGGCAGCATCATCGGTTGGGCCTCGGCGATTTTTGGTGTCGGTGGCGGCTCGTTGACCGTGCCGTTCCTGACCTGGCGCAGCGTGCCGATGCAGCAAGCGGTGGCAACGTCATCGGCCTGCGGTCTGCCGATTGCCTTGGTCAGTGCATTAAGTTTCATGATTCTGGGCTGGCACGATCCGTTGTTGCCGCCGCATAGTCTCGGTTTTGTGTATTTGCCGGCGTTGTTGGGCATTGCCCTGACCAGTATGGTTTTCGCCCGCATCGGCGCGCGTTTGGCGCATCGGTTGTCGCCACGCTTGCTGAAACGGCTGTTCGCCGCTTTGCTGTTCAGCGTGGGTGTGAGCTTCCTGCTTTAA
- a CDS encoding NRDE family protein, whose translation MCLIVFAWRPGDAQPLIVAANRDEFYARPSLPLAQWPEAPHVHAGRDLEAGGTWLGIGANGRFAALTNIRDPQQAPARKSRGELVARFLTGDASIDDYLSDVVGRSAEYAGFNLLLGNSHELWHFNARLSEPVMLESGVYGLSNAGLDTPWPKLLKAKAGLSAVLDDPQPQNLLDLLSDAQTAPEAELPDTGVGLATETLLSSVFIASQSYGTRASTALVVQADGSRRMVERSFGPYGGHLGEVEIKA comes from the coding sequence ATGTGCCTGATTGTTTTCGCCTGGCGCCCGGGCGATGCCCAGCCGCTGATCGTCGCGGCCAACCGTGACGAGTTCTACGCCCGGCCGAGCCTGCCCTTGGCGCAGTGGCCGGAGGCGCCGCATGTGCATGCCGGGCGTGATCTTGAGGCCGGCGGCACCTGGCTGGGGATTGGCGCCAACGGCCGCTTTGCTGCGTTGACCAATATTCGCGATCCGCAGCAGGCGCCAGCGCGCAAGTCACGAGGGGAACTGGTGGCGCGGTTTCTGACCGGCGATGCGTCGATTGATGATTATTTGAGCGATGTGGTCGGGCGTTCGGCGGAATATGCCGGGTTTAATCTGTTGCTCGGCAACAGTCATGAGCTTTGGCACTTCAATGCGCGGTTGTCGGAACCGGTGATGCTGGAATCGGGCGTCTATGGGTTATCCAATGCCGGGCTGGATACGCCGTGGCCGAAGTTGCTCAAGGCCAAGGCTGGGTTGAGTGCGGTGCTGGATGATCCGCAACCGCAGAACTTGCTCGATTTGCTAAGCGATGCCCAGACCGCGCCGGAAGCTGAATTGCCGGATACCGGGGTGGGTCTGGCCACTGAAACATTGCTGTCGAGTGTGTTTATTGCCAGTCAGAGTTACGGGACGCGGGCGAGTACGGCGCTGGTGGTGCAGGCGGATGGGTCGCGGCGGATGGTCGAGCGGAGTTTTGGGCCGTATGGCGGGCATTTGGGCGAGGTGGAGATAAAAGCTTAA
- the ptsP gene encoding phosphoenolpyruvate--protein phosphotransferase, translated as MLNTLRKIVQEVNSAKDLKAALGIIVLRVKEAMGSQVCSVYLLDPETNRFVLMATEGLNKRSIGKVSMAPNEGLVGLVGTREEPLNLENASVHPRYRYFAETGEERYASFLGAPIIHHRRVVGVLVIQQKERRQFDEGEEAFLVTMSAQLAGVIAHAEATGSIRGLGRQGKGIQEAKFVGVPGSPGAAVGTAVVMLPPADLDVVPDKTITDINAELALFKTAIEGVRADMRALSAKLATQLRPEERALFDVYLMMLDDASLGSEITTVIKTGQWAQGALRQVVTEHVNRFELMDDAYLRERASDVKDLGRRLLAYLQEERQQNLVYPEKTILVSEELTPAMLGEVPEGTLVGLVSVLGSGNSHVAILARAMGIPTVMGLVDLPYAKVDGIEMIVDGTRGEVYTNPSEVLRKQFAEVVEEEKQLALGLDTLRDLPCVTLDGHRMPLWVNTGLLADVARAQKRGAEGVGLYRTEVPFMINQRFPSEKEQLAIYREQLAAFHPQPVTMRSLDIGGDKSLSYFPIKEDNPFLGWRGIRVTLDHPEIFLVQTRAMLKASEGLNNLRILLPMISGTHELEEALHLIHRAWGEVRDEGTDVPMPPIGVMIEIPAAVYQTKELARMVDFLSVGSNDLTQYLLAVDRNNPRVADLYDYLHPAVLQALQTVVRDAHAEGKPVSICGEMAGDPAAAVLLMAMGFDSLSMNATNLPKVKWMLRQVNLSKAQELLAELMTIDNPQVIHSSLQLALKNLGLSKMHPPAVVKAL; from the coding sequence ATGCTCAATACGCTGCGCAAGATCGTCCAGGAAGTTAACTCCGCCAAGGATCTCAAGGCGGCGTTGGGGATTATTGTGTTGCGCGTCAAAGAGGCCATGGGCAGCCAGGTCTGCTCGGTCTACCTGCTTGATCCCGAGACCAACCGCTTCGTCCTGATGGCCACCGAGGGCTTGAACAAGCGCTCGATCGGCAAGGTCAGCATGGCACCCAACGAAGGTCTGGTCGGTCTGGTCGGCACGCGTGAAGAACCCCTGAACCTCGAAAACGCTTCGGTTCACCCGCGCTACCGCTACTTCGCCGAAACCGGTGAAGAGCGTTATGCCTCGTTCCTCGGCGCACCGATCATTCACCACCGCCGCGTCGTCGGCGTGTTGGTCATCCAGCAAAAAGAGCGCCGCCAGTTCGACGAAGGTGAAGAAGCTTTCCTCGTGACCATGAGCGCGCAGCTTGCCGGCGTTATCGCCCACGCCGAGGCCACAGGTTCCATCCGCGGTCTGGGCCGTCAGGGCAAAGGCATTCAGGAAGCCAAGTTCGTCGGCGTGCCGGGTTCGCCGGGTGCGGCGGTCGGTACCGCGGTGGTCATGCTGCCGCCGGCGGATCTGGACGTGGTGCCGGACAAGACCATCACCGACATCAACGCCGAGCTGGCACTGTTCAAAACCGCCATCGAAGGCGTGCGCGCCGACATGCGCGCGCTGTCCGCCAAGCTCGCGACCCAACTGCGCCCGGAAGAGCGCGCGCTGTTCGACGTTTACCTGATGATGCTCGACGATGCCTCGCTGGGCAGCGAAATCACCACCGTGATCAAGACCGGCCAGTGGGCCCAGGGCGCGCTGCGTCAGGTGGTCACGGAACACGTCAACCGTTTCGAACTGATGGACGACGCCTACCTGCGTGAGCGTGCCTCGGACGTCAAAGACCTCGGTCGCCGCCTGCTCGCCTATTTGCAGGAAGAGCGCCAGCAGAACCTGGTCTACCCGGAAAAGACCATTCTGGTCAGCGAAGAGCTGACGCCGGCGATGCTCGGCGAGGTGCCGGAAGGCACGCTGGTCGGTCTGGTTTCGGTACTCGGCTCGGGTAACTCCCACGTCGCGATTCTTGCCCGGGCCATGGGCATTCCGACGGTGATGGGTCTGGTCGACCTGCCGTACGCCAAGGTCGACGGCATCGAAATGATCGTCGACGGCACACGCGGCGAGGTCTACACCAACCCGAGCGAAGTGCTGCGCAAGCAGTTCGCCGAAGTCGTCGAAGAAGAGAAACAACTGGCGCTGGGCCTCGACACCCTGCGCGACCTGCCATGCGTGACCCTTGACGGCCACCGCATGCCGCTGTGGGTCAACACCGGTTTGCTCGCCGATGTGGCGCGGGCGCAGAAGCGTGGCGCCGAAGGTGTCGGCCTGTACCGCACCGAAGTGCCGTTCATGATCAACCAGCGCTTCCCGAGCGAGAAAGAACAACTGGCGATCTACCGCGAGCAGCTCGCCGCGTTCCACCCGCAACCGGTGACCATGCGCAGCCTCGACATCGGCGGTGACAAGTCGCTGTCGTACTTCCCGATCAAGGAAGACAACCCGTTCCTCGGCTGGCGCGGCATTCGCGTCACCCTCGATCACCCGGAAATCTTCCTGGTGCAGACCCGCGCAATGCTCAAGGCCAGCGAAGGCCTGAACAACCTGCGGATTCTGCTGCCGATGATCTCCGGCACCCACGAACTCGAAGAAGCTCTGCACCTGATCCACCGGGCCTGGGGCGAAGTGCGCGACGAAGGCACCGACGTGCCGATGCCGCCGATTGGCGTGATGATCGAGATTCCGGCGGCGGTTTATCAGACCAAGGAACTGGCGCGGATGGTCGATTTTCTGTCCGTCGGCTCCAACGACCTGACCCAGTATTTGCTGGCGGTCGACCGTAACAACCCGCGTGTGGCCGATCTTTACGATTACCTGCATCCGGCGGTGCTGCAAGCTTTGCAGACCGTGGTGCGCGATGCCCATGCCGAAGGCAAACCGGTGAGTATCTGCGGCGAGATGGCCGGTGATCCGGCGGCGGCGGTGCTGTTGATGGCGATGGGTTTCGACAGTTTGTCGATGAACGCCACCAACTTGCCGAAGGTGAAGTGGATGTTGCGTCAGGTCAATCTGAGCAAGGCCCAGGAGTTGTTGGCCGAGTTGATGACCATTGATAACCCGCAAGTGATCCACAGCTCGCTGCAATTGGCGCTGAAGAACCTTGGGTTGTCGAAGATGCATCCGCCGGCGGTGGTCAAAGCCCTCTGA
- a CDS encoding RNA pyrophosphohydrolase, with product MIDPDGFRPNVGIILTNDAGQVLWARRINQDAWQFPQGGINPEETPEDALYRELNEEVGLEREDVEILACTRGWLRYRLPQRLVRTHSQPLCIGQKQKWFLLRLISNEQRVRMDLTGKPEFDGWRWVSYWYPLGQVVTFKREVYRRALKELAPRLLARD from the coding sequence GTGATCGACCCCGATGGTTTCCGCCCCAATGTCGGGATCATTCTGACGAATGACGCCGGCCAGGTGCTATGGGCTCGCCGTATCAATCAAGATGCCTGGCAGTTTCCGCAAGGGGGAATCAACCCTGAAGAGACGCCGGAAGACGCCTTGTACCGCGAGCTGAACGAAGAAGTTGGCCTGGAACGTGAAGATGTTGAAATACTGGCCTGTACTCGGGGCTGGTTGCGCTATCGTTTGCCGCAACGTCTGGTGCGTACGCACAGCCAACCGCTGTGCATCGGCCAGAAACAGAAATGGTTTCTCCTGCGCCTGATCTCCAACGAGCAGCGGGTGCGGATGGATTTGACCGGTAAACCGGAGTTCGATGGCTGGCGCTGGGTCAGCTATTGGTATCCGTTGGGCCAGGTGGTGACATTCAAGCGCGAGGTGTATCGCCGCGCCCTCAAAGAGCTTGCCCCGCGCCTTTTAGCGCGCGACTGA
- a CDS encoding histidinol-phosphatase, whose product MRLALFDLDNTLLGGDSDHAWGDYLCERGFLDPIAYKARNDEFYQDYLAGKLDNAAYLNFCLEILGRTDMAVLEQWHSDYMRDCIEPIVLPQALELLKKHRDAGDKLVIITATNRFVTAPIAVRLGVETLIATECEMVDGRYSGRSTDIPCFREGKVTRLNRWLEETGYSLDDSYFYSDSMNDLPLLEQVANPVAVDPDPNLRAEAEKRGWPVISLRG is encoded by the coding sequence ATGCGCCTGGCACTCTTCGATTTGGACAACACCCTTCTGGGCGGCGACAGCGATCACGCCTGGGGCGACTATCTGTGTGAACGCGGCTTCCTCGACCCGATTGCGTACAAAGCGCGCAACGACGAGTTCTATCAGGATTACCTGGCCGGCAAACTGGATAACGCCGCGTACCTGAACTTCTGCCTTGAGATTCTCGGCCGCACCGACATGGCCGTGCTCGAGCAATGGCACAGCGATTACATGCGCGACTGCATCGAACCGATCGTGTTGCCGCAGGCGCTGGAACTGCTGAAAAAGCACCGCGACGCCGGCGACAAACTGGTGATCATCACCGCGACCAACCGCTTCGTCACCGCGCCGATTGCTGTGCGTCTGGGCGTTGAAACCCTGATTGCCACTGAATGTGAAATGGTCGATGGCCGTTACAGCGGGCGCAGCACTGATATTCCTTGCTTCCGCGAAGGCAAGGTGACCCGCCTGAACCGTTGGCTGGAAGAGACCGGGTATTCGTTGGATGACAGCTATTTCTATAGCGATTCGATGAATGATTTGCCGTTGCTGGAGCAGGTGGCGAATCCGGTGGCTGTCGATCCGGATCCGAATCTGCGGGCTGAGGCCGAGAAGCGTGGCTGGCCGGTGATTTCGTTGCGCGGCTGA
- a CDS encoding DUF2269 family protein, producing METLTTLKVLHVAATVVILASGLGLAALTWRNRSEGPASTMQRPWLFIWCLMLIAMLSMPFTGWWLVHLIGWPLGQFWILGSSVIYAVATLSAVWLLVRLNRLWTSGVGNWKFNLALAIVSGIGFLAIAALMGAKPV from the coding sequence ATGGAAACCCTGACCACCCTGAAAGTTCTTCACGTCGCGGCGACCGTGGTGATCCTCGCCAGCGGGTTGGGGCTCGCTGCTTTGACTTGGCGTAATCGCAGCGAAGGGCCGGCCAGCACGATGCAGCGCCCTTGGCTGTTTATCTGGTGCTTGATGCTGATCGCGATGCTCAGCATGCCCTTCACTGGCTGGTGGCTGGTGCATTTGATTGGCTGGCCGTTGGGGCAATTCTGGATTCTGGGTTCCAGCGTGATCTATGCCGTGGCCACGTTGAGTGCAGTGTGGCTGTTGGTGCGACTTAATCGGCTGTGGACTAGCGGGGTTGGCAACTGGAAATTCAATCTGGCGCTGGCGATTGTCAGCGGCATCGGGTTTCTCGCCATTGCGGCTTTGATGGGTGCCAAGCCTGTCTAG
- the ilvA gene encoding threonine ammonia-lyase, biosynthetic encodes MLEQYVKKILTSRVYDVAVETPLQNARQLSERLGNDIWLKREDLQPVFSFKIRGAYNKLTQLSDEERARGVVTASAGNHAQGLALAAKVLGVKATIVMPKTTPEIKVEGVRSRGGKVVLHGDSFPEALAYSLKLVDEKGYVYIHPYDDPHTIAGQGTVAMEILRQHPQPLDAIFVPVGGGGLIAGIAAYVKYLRPDIKVIGVEPDDSNCLQAAMAAGERVVLPTVGIFADGVAVAQIGQHTFDICKDYVDEVITVSTDEICAAIKDIYDDTRSITEPAGALGVAGIKKYVELRGVSGQTFVAIDSGANVNFDRLRHVAERAELGEGREAIIAVTIPEKAGSFKAFCEAVGKRQITEFNYRYNTGSEAHIFVGVQTHPDNDPRSALLASLTEQGFPVVDLTDNELAKLHIRHMVGGHAAHVIDEVVFRFEFPERPGALFNFLNKLGGRWNISMFHYRNHGAADGRVVAGLQVPHDERHLVPAALEEIGYPYWDESENPAYQLFLG; translated from the coding sequence ATGCTCGAACAGTACGTCAAAAAGATCCTCACCTCGCGCGTTTATGACGTTGCCGTAGAAACCCCGCTGCAGAACGCTCGCCAGCTCTCCGAGCGGCTGGGCAACGACATTTGGCTCAAGCGCGAAGACTTGCAGCCAGTGTTCTCGTTCAAGATTCGCGGCGCCTACAACAAACTGACGCAACTGAGCGATGAAGAACGCGCCCGTGGCGTGGTCACCGCGTCGGCGGGCAACCATGCGCAGGGCCTGGCCCTGGCGGCGAAAGTGCTGGGCGTAAAAGCCACCATCGTCATGCCCAAGACCACCCCCGAGATCAAAGTCGAAGGCGTGCGTTCGCGCGGCGGCAAAGTGGTGCTGCACGGTGATTCGTTCCCGGAAGCCCTGGCCTACTCGCTGAAACTGGTCGATGAAAAAGGCTACGTTTACATCCATCCGTACGACGATCCGCACACCATTGCCGGGCAGGGCACCGTGGCGATGGAGATTCTGCGCCAGCACCCGCAGCCGCTGGACGCGATTTTTGTTCCGGTCGGCGGCGGCGGTCTGATCGCTGGCATCGCCGCGTACGTCAAATACCTGCGTCCGGACATCAAAGTCATCGGCGTCGAGCCGGACGATTCCAACTGCTTGCAAGCGGCGATGGCCGCCGGTGAGCGCGTGGTGCTGCCGACCGTGGGCATCTTCGCCGACGGCGTGGCGGTGGCACAGATCGGTCAGCACACCTTCGACATCTGCAAAGACTATGTCGATGAAGTGATCACTGTCAGCACCGACGAGATCTGCGCAGCAATTAAAGATATCTACGACGATACCCGCTCGATCACCGAACCTGCCGGTGCTTTAGGCGTGGCCGGGATCAAGAAATACGTCGAGTTGCGCGGCGTCAGTGGCCAGACTTTCGTGGCCATCGACTCCGGTGCCAACGTCAACTTCGACCGCCTGCGTCATGTTGCCGAGCGCGCCGAACTGGGTGAGGGTCGTGAAGCGATCATCGCCGTGACCATCCCGGAGAAGGCCGGCAGCTTCAAGGCGTTCTGCGAGGCCGTCGGCAAGCGCCAGATCACTGAATTCAATTACCGATACAACACCGGCAGCGAAGCGCACATTTTCGTCGGCGTGCAGACCCACCCGGACAACGACCCGCGCAGCGCACTGCTGGCGAGCCTGACCGAGCAGGGTTTCCCGGTCGTCGACCTGACCGACAACGAACTGGCCAAGCTGCACATCCGCCACATGGTCGGCGGGCACGCGGCGCACGTGATTGATGAAGTGGTGTTCCGCTTCGAGTTCCCGGAACGTCCGGGGGCGCTGTTCAACTTCCTTAATAAGCTCGGTGGGCGCTGGAACATTTCGATGTTCCATTACCGCAACCACGGCGCTGCCGATGGCCGTGTGGTCGCGGGCCTGCAAGTGCCGCACGACGAGCGTCATCTGGTGCCGGCGGCCCTTGAGGAAATCGGTTACCCGTACTGGGATGAAAGCGAGAACCCGGCCTATCAGCTGTTTCTTGGCTGA
- the rpiA gene encoding ribose-5-phosphate isomerase RpiA, which produces MTQDQLKQAVAQAAVDFILPKLDDKSIVGVGTGSTANCFIDALAQHKGAFDGAVASSEATAARLKGHGIPVYELNTVSDLEFYVDGADESDAHLNLIKGGGAALTREKIVAAVAKTFICIADASKLVPVLGEFPLPVEVIPMARSHVARQLVKLGGDPVYREGVLTDNGNIILDVFNLQITNPVELEAQINAIVGVVTNGLFAARPADLLLLGTSEGVKTLKAE; this is translated from the coding sequence ATGACCCAGGATCAACTCAAACAGGCAGTGGCTCAGGCCGCCGTCGACTTCATCCTTCCGAAACTCGACGACAAGAGCATTGTCGGGGTCGGCACCGGCTCCACCGCCAACTGCTTCATCGACGCCCTGGCCCAGCACAAGGGCGCGTTCGATGGCGCGGTGGCCAGTTCCGAAGCTACCGCCGCGCGCCTCAAGGGCCACGGAATTCCGGTGTATGAGCTGAACACCGTCAGCGACCTGGAGTTCTACGTTGATGGCGCCGACGAAAGCGATGCGCACCTGAACCTGATCAAGGGCGGCGGCGCCGCACTGACCCGCGAGAAGATCGTCGCGGCTGTGGCCAAGACCTTCATCTGCATCGCCGACGCCAGCAAATTGGTACCGGTGCTGGGCGAGTTCCCGCTGCCGGTCGAAGTGATCCCGATGGCGCGCAGCCATGTCGCTCGCCAACTGGTGAAACTGGGCGGCGACCCGGTGTACCGCGAAGGCGTGCTGACCGACAACGGCAACATCATTCTCGACGTGTTCAACCTGCAGATCACCAACCCGGTGGAGCTGGAAGCGCAGATCAATGCAATCGTCGGCGTGGTGACCAATGGCCTGTTCGCGGCGCGTCCGGCGGATCTGTTGTTGCTGGGCACTAGCGAAGGCGTGAAAACCCTCAAGGCTGAGTAA
- a CDS encoding SdiA-regulated domain-containing protein: MRRLARPKPLMIILSVIALIALIAIGQYMRLFERAWFNLHTLWQPQSSESIALDQYRVEIEARVIDGLDDDVSALTFDPVRKSLFTVTNKNSELVELSLEGQILRRIALIGFGDPEAVEFISADTYVITDERQQRLIKIHLEADTTFLDADDAEQMTLGVHMASNKGFEGLAYDSVGKRLFVAKERNPMLIYEVHGFPHFNPEKSYAVHVINDPKRDAGMFVRDLSSLQYDERSGHLLALSDESRLILELDVGGRPLSTMSISGGRQGLKKTVPQAEGIAMDDDGALYLVSEPNLFYVFKKPTPN; the protein is encoded by the coding sequence ATGCGTCGACTTGCCCGTCCCAAACCCCTGATGATCATCCTGTCGGTGATTGCCCTGATCGCGTTGATCGCGATCGGCCAATACATGCGCCTGTTCGAGCGCGCCTGGTTTAACTTGCACACCCTGTGGCAACCGCAGAGTAGCGAGTCGATTGCGCTGGATCAGTATCGCGTCGAGATTGAAGCGCGGGTGATTGACGGGCTGGACGACGATGTCTCGGCGCTGACCTTCGATCCGGTGCGCAAAAGCCTGTTCACCGTGACCAACAAGAATTCCGAACTGGTCGAACTGTCGCTCGAAGGCCAGATCCTGCGGCGCATCGCCCTGATTGGTTTCGGCGATCCGGAAGCCGTCGAGTTCATCAGCGCCGACACCTACGTGATCACTGATGAGCGTCAGCAGCGGTTGATCAAGATTCACCTGGAAGCAGACACCACGTTCCTCGACGCAGATGATGCCGAGCAGATGACCCTTGGCGTGCATATGGCCAGCAACAAGGGTTTTGAAGGCCTGGCGTATGACTCGGTGGGCAAGCGCCTGTTTGTCGCGAAAGAACGCAACCCGATGCTGATCTACGAAGTGCACGGCTTTCCGCACTTCAATCCGGAGAAATCCTACGCGGTGCATGTGATCAACGACCCCAAGCGCGATGCCGGGATGTTCGTGCGCGATCTGTCGAGCCTGCAATACGACGAGCGCAGCGGCCATTTGTTGGCGCTGTCGGATGAGTCGAGATTGATTCTGGAACTGGATGTCGGTGGACGACCGTTGAGCACGATGTCCATCAGTGGCGGTCGGCAGGGTTTGAAGAAAACCGTGCCGCAGGCAGAAGGCATTGCCATGGATGATGACGGGGCGTTGTATCTGGTCAGTGAGCCGAACCTGTTTTACGTCTTCAAAAAACCAACGCCGAACTAA
- a CDS encoding SdiA-regulated domain-containing protein, translating into MSSQTQLKPTRRSRFALRWYVWLLLVIAAAYAVAFAMHWDDRGVLWLQERFESQTEQKESIWLPDYRVVIDAKPLTGMEKDEASDLAYNPQTKTLFSVMGKNPFLAELTLQGDVLRKMPLVGWSNPEGLTVMENGLMAIVDERQHMLSIVKVDADTRELHIADFPKYDLGPSKDQNKAFEAITWDSHNQQLLLGEERPPALFTWKSDGSQTLKGDKQKLASDELDIRNLSALAIDPRTQHTLVLSADSHLLLELDEKGEQVSFMTLLGGFNGLKNTIPRAEGVTMDEAGTLYMVSEPNLFYRFEKQ; encoded by the coding sequence ATGTCATCTCAAACTCAGCTCAAACCCACCCGCCGTTCACGTTTCGCCCTGCGTTGGTATGTCTGGCTCTTGCTGGTGATTGCCGCCGCTTATGCCGTGGCGTTTGCCATGCATTGGGATGATCGCGGTGTGCTTTGGCTGCAGGAACGCTTCGAAAGCCAGACCGAGCAGAAGGAAAGTATCTGGCTGCCGGACTACCGGGTGGTGATCGATGCCAAGCCGTTGACCGGTATGGAGAAGGACGAGGCCTCGGATCTGGCGTACAACCCGCAGACCAAAACGCTCTTCTCGGTGATGGGCAAGAACCCGTTTCTCGCTGAACTCACTTTGCAGGGCGATGTACTGCGCAAGATGCCGCTGGTGGGCTGGAGCAATCCGGAAGGCCTGACCGTCATGGAAAATGGCCTGATGGCCATCGTCGATGAGCGCCAGCACATGCTGTCGATCGTCAAAGTCGATGCCGACACCCGCGAATTGCACATCGCCGACTTCCCGAAATACGATCTCGGCCCGTCGAAAGATCAGAACAAAGCCTTCGAAGCCATTACCTGGGATTCCCATAATCAGCAATTGCTGCTCGGTGAGGAGCGGCCACCGGCGCTGTTCACCTGGAAAAGCGATGGCAGCCAGACCCTCAAGGGCGACAAGCAAAAACTCGCCAGTGATGAACTGGATATTCGCAACCTCTCGGCCTTGGCGATTGACCCGCGCACCCAGCACACACTGGTGCTGTCCGCCGACTCACATCTGCTGCTGGAGCTGGACGAGAAGGGCGAGCAGGTAAGCTTCATGACCCTTCTCGGCGGTTTCAATGGCCTGAAAAACACCATTCCCCGCGCCGAAGGCGTGACCATGGATGAAGCGGGTACGCTGTACATGGTCAGCGAGCCGAACCTGTTCTATCGCTTCGAAAAACAGTAA
- a CDS encoding fumarylacetoacetate hydrolase family protein has product MSYQHQYVDGTRIHFPIGKVVCIGRNYAEHAKELDNPVPTEPLLFIKPGSCVVELEGGFAIPTERGSVHYEAEIAVLIGKPLSTKPSREEVLDAISGFAPALDLTLRDKQAELKAKGLPWEIAKSFDGAAVIAPFVVGSTFADLTDIGIRLTINGEVRQDGNSSAMLNPIVPMIQHMAGCFSLQAGDVILTGTPVGVGPLSVGDDIVLELVGASSFTSNVR; this is encoded by the coding sequence ATGAGCTATCAGCACCAGTACGTCGACGGCACGCGCATCCACTTCCCGATCGGGAAAGTCGTGTGCATTGGCCGTAATTACGCCGAACACGCCAAGGAACTGGACAACCCGGTGCCTACCGAGCCGTTGCTGTTCATCAAGCCGGGCAGTTGCGTGGTCGAGCTGGAAGGCGGTTTCGCCATTCCGACCGAACGCGGTTCTGTGCACTACGAGGCGGAAATCGCTGTGTTGATCGGCAAGCCGTTGTCGACCAAACCGAGCCGTGAAGAAGTGCTCGATGCGATCTCCGGTTTCGCCCCGGCGCTGGACCTGACCCTGCGCGACAAGCAGGCGGAGCTGAAAGCCAAGGGCCTGCCGTGGGAAATCGCCAAGTCGTTCGACGGCGCGGCGGTGATTGCGCCGTTCGTGGTTGGCAGCACCTTTGCTGACCTGACCGACATAGGCATTCGCCTGACCATCAACGGCGAAGTGCGTCAGGACGGCAACAGCAGCGCGATGCTCAACCCTATCGTGCCGATGATCCAGCACATGGCCGGCTGCTTCTCGCTGCAGGCCGGTGACGTGATCCTCACCGGTACGCCGGTGGGTGTTGGCCCGCTGAGCGTGGGCGATGACATCGTCCTCGAACTGGTTGGCGCGAGCAGCTTCACCAGCAACGTGCGCTAA